Proteins encoded in a region of the Onychostoma macrolepis isolate SWU-2019 chromosome 20, ASM1243209v1, whole genome shotgun sequence genome:
- the slc22a16 gene encoding solute carrier family 22 member 16 produces the protein MTTGVERLFDQLGHFKRFQACLYFAAIFQAISCGIHYLASVFLVETPKFLCDAPSNITDVLYRNYSSTSLADIWTHYKPGDGPVVVRTAGGDQWELSPCLKALRLDAINFQYKFFGNKTVESCGGFVYDHSEVEQSIVTDWDLVCEKEWLAKLAQPTFMLGVLIGALVFGDVADRIGRRPILMATSLCQFIFGVAVAFTGNYYLFVLMRFLLAMVSSGYLVVVFVYVTEFTGIKVRTWTSMHVHAAFAVGIMVVALVGYLVRVWWIYQIVLTLSTSPFLLYCWKFPETPFYLMAKGRYKEAQELLDTMAYFNGLPPTLKVSELKDDCDQEDGRAMQVEKRLSILDMFGSLKMTGRSATCWAIWFIGSLGYYVFSLGSVHLGGNQYINLFLAGAVEVPSYLIGCIAMDRVGRKKTCAPALLLGGVACMLIIVVPQDIEILAIVLSMTGKFAIAIAFGLIYLYTCELYPTIIRSLAVGSGSMMCRVGSVVAPFCVYLADVWIYLPQLIVGILAFIIGILTMFLPETLGQPLTSTLEEAEALGSKPNTKNAAVDALEMNQTIKA, from the exons ATGACCACCGGCGTGGAGCGACTATTTGACCAACTTGGACACTTTAAAAG GTTTCAGGCATGTCTTTACTTTGCTGCTATTTTCCAGGCAATCTCTTGTGGAATACATTACCTGGCCTCGGTTTTCTTAGTTGAAACACCTAAATTTCTTTGTGACGCTCCTTCAAATATCACAGATGTTCTATATAGGAATTACTCATCGACGTCGCTGGCAGATATATGGACTCACTACAAGCCAGGTGATGGACCAGTGGTTGTACGGACAGCTGGAGGAGACCAGTGGGAACTTAGTCCTTGTTTAAAAGCACTGCGGCTTGATGCCATCAATTTTCAATACAAGTTTTTTGGGAACAAGACTGTGGAGTCATGTGGTGGCTTTGTCTATGATCACAGCGAGGTTGAGCAAAGCATCGTAACAGACTGGGACCTGGTGTGTGAGAAGGAATGGCTGGCCAAGCTTGCACAGCCAACTTTTATGCTGGGAGTTTTGATTGGAGCATTGGTGTTTGGGGACGTCGCAGACAG AATTGGCAGGCGTCCCATTTTGATGGCTACCAGCTTATGCCAGTTTATTTTTGGGGTCGCTGTTGCATTCACAGGGAACTACTACCTCTTTGTGTTGATGCGATTCCTTCTTGCAATG GTGTCGAGTGGGTACCTGGTAGTAGTCTTTGTGTATGTGACAGAGTTTACAGGAATTAAGGTGCGCACATGGACCTCTATGCATGTGCATGCAGCCTTTGCTGTGGGCATCATGGTGGTGGCTCTAGTGGGGTACCTTGTTCGCGTCTGGTGGATCTACCAGATCGTCCTCACCCTCAGTACTTCTCCGTTCTTGCTCTACTGTTGGAAGTTTCCAGAAACACCCTTCTACCTAATGGCTAAAGGCCGGTACAAGGAGGCCCAGGAGCTGCTGGACACTATGGCTTACTTCAATGGCCTGCCACCCACCCTTAAG GTGTCAGAGCTAAAGGATGACTGTGATCAGGAAGACGGAAGAGCAATGCAAGTCGAGAAGAGGCTAAGCATCCTGGACATGTTTGGAAGCTTGAAAATGACCGGTcgcagcgccacctgctgggcTATCTGGTTCATCGGAAGCTTGGGATACTATGTTTTCAGCCTGGGGTCTGTCCACCTTGGAGGAAACCAGTATATCAATCTCTTCCTGGCTG GTGCAGTTGAGGTTCCGTCATACTTGATTGGCTGCATTGCAATGGATCGGGTCGGCAGGAAGAAGACATGTGCCCCGGCTCTGCTGCTTGGTGGAGTAGCTTGCATGCTCATTATTGTTGTGCCTCAG GACATTGAGATATTGGCTATAGTCCTGAGTATGACAGGGAAATTCGCTATCGCCATTGCATTTGGTCTGATTTACTTGTACACCTGTGAGCTTTACCCAACAATCATCAG GTCTCTGGCTGTCGGCAGTGGTAGTATGATGTGTCGGGTGGGAAGTGTGGTGGCTCCCTTCTGTGTTTACCTTGCTGACGTCTGGATCTATCTGCCTCAG CTCATTGTGGGAATTCTGGCCTTCATCATCGGGATCCTGACCATGTTTCTGCCGGAAACTCTGGGACAACCCCTTACCTCAACATTAGAAGAAGCTGAAGCTCTGGGCTCCAAGCCCAACACGAAGAACGCTGCTGTGGATGCGCTAGAGATGAACCAAACCATCAAAGCCTAA